A window of the Fusarium poae strain DAOMC 252244 chromosome 3, whole genome shotgun sequence genome harbors these coding sequences:
- a CDS encoding hypothetical protein (MEROPS:MER0017177), with protein sequence MVSNLQTKTLTTTDGRKYTYDTVPAQEDKATVLLIHGYPATCHDWKYQVEDLSAAGYGVIVPDCLGYGDSDKPTEVEAYKLKGISNHITEILDKEGLKKVIGVGHDWGAGVLSRVAVWHPDRLEKIVFMSTGYNKPGVFMDVDAINANGLKATGKMPFGYWYFFNSLDAPSLAASHLESFFSLVFPTENHKWIDNLGALGSARAWLNNNTTTPLPSYMTEEDRAAWLEAFSKPNATVGSMNYYKALLRGVNAEDEAILTDEDRTLRVPVLTIGGEQDGIARPEYQQINTEPFSAAGYTNKTVNAGHWMMYEDREGVKNALLEFIKE encoded by the exons ATGGTTTCAAACTTGCAAACAAAGACCTTAACTACTACAGATGGACGGAAGTACACTTACGATACCGTCCCAGCACAGGAAGACAAAGCCACCGTCCTCCTCATCCACGGCTACCCCGCCACCTGCCATGATTGGAAGTACCAAGTCGAGGATCTGTCTGCAGCAGGCTATGGCGTCATTGTACCCGACTGTCTAGGATACGGAGACAGCGACAAACCAACAGAGGTCGAAGCCTATAAACTGAAGGGAATTAGCAATCACATAACAGAAATTCTCGACAAAGAAGGGTTGAAGAAGGTCATCGGTGTTGGTCACGATTGGGGAGCCGGGGTCCTGTCGCGAGTAGCTGTCTGGCACCCTGATCGACTCGAGAAGATTGTATTTATGTCGACCGGATACAACAAACCCGGGGTCTTTATGGATGTCGATGCTATCAATGCGAATGGCCTCAAAGCAACTGGAAAGATGCCGTTTGGTTACTGGTACTTCTTCAACTCGCTCGATGCACCAAGTCTAGCCGCATCTCAT CTTGAGTCGTTCTTCAGTCTCGTGTTCCCTACCGAAAATCACAAGTGGATCGACAATCTCGGTGCTTTGGGATCAGCTCGAGCCTggctcaacaacaacactaCAACCCCACTACCCAGCTACATGACTGAGGAAGACAGGGCGGCATGGCTCGAAGCGTTCAGCAAGCCAAACGCCACAGTGGGATCGATGAACTACTACAAGGCTCTCCTCCGCGGTGTCAATGCAGAGGATGAGGCTATTTTGACCGATGAAGATCGCACTCTACGAGTTCCCGTGCTCACTATTGGTGGTGAGCAGGATGGTATTGCGAGACCTGAGTATCAACAGATCAACACAGAGCCATTTTCTGCCGCTGGGTACACTAACAAGACAGTGAATGCAGGTCATTGGATGATGTACGAGGATCGGGAGGGCGTGAAGAATGCTTTGCTTGAGTTTATCAAGGAGTAA
- a CDS encoding hypothetical protein (TransMembrane:5 (i68-85o105-130i142-160o166-183i487-509o)): MLDQNGFAAPSPWPLKDEFLGGKSDGGTGDRKSWHRLEDMATPFAAQYARLSQPWLPGFWTRFPYRGLGMWLLALIGTMAAVLILRYSDGVPVTDWDEHIQPTVWLALTSALSGAFLACAFTEGAAISYWRTAGKPVTLQQLQAVYGSSTGIIQAAINLFTWKSKTLGIASILMTLSVMRGPLMQRASATANFYETQKGAMNFHIARELPMDYACIMTGRTHSTSLLTKNFSDIAHSYSRRDDMVAFDTSCTNCTTTIEGFGFQVNCSESTREYNISLGSGTDLKQAMNGASFFQVNVSEFTDYSVYQMKDGAFLQLATLYKDDNNCYGKTKVQTCDLHAGITKFPVKIDGDKVELLGKWKDDKFIERKYMLPAGQVASGSGNILGGFSTIGSALFSATAYMSFTGATGYDVRSSGLPATQYLTMAGDVPGCNDTWANPMDDIIELTRNLGFRASLQYARFNTTDKQNVQYDSGTTTLVYTTDYHKMWIAVLVSLIGIFSVLPTFWGWWELGRDVSLNPLEIANAFGTVGQESHIMRNVDPNQNVGGIVTQVNDVGPVRYGAWEMSDGVTRLGFAGADLC; the protein is encoded by the exons ATGCTAGATCAAAACGGTTTCGCAGCTCCTTCGCCGTGGCCCTTGAAGGATGAGTTTCTAGGCGGCAAATCTGACGGCGGCACCGGCGACAGGAAGTCATGGCATCGTCTTGAGGATATGGCAACGCCATTTGCGGCGCAGTACGCGAGACTGAGCCAACCTTGGCTCCCCGGATTCTGGACGCGATTCCCGTATCGCGGGCTTGGCATGTGGTTGCTGGCTCTGATAGGAACCATGGCGGCTGTTCTGATATTGAGATACAGTGATGGTGTGCCTGTTACGGATTGGGATGAGCATATACAGCCAACCGTTTGGCTAGCGTTGACGTCGGCGTTGTCAGGTGCATTTCTTGCTTGTGCTTTTACAGAGGGCGCGGCTATATCGTATTGGAGGACTGCTGGTAAGCCAGTTACA TTACAACAACTGCAAGCTGTGTATGGTTCGTCGACAGGCATCATCCAGGCTGCTATTAATCTGTTTACCTGGAAGTCAAAGACTTTGGGCATAG CATCCATATTGATGACATTGTCCGTCATGCGTGGTCCACTCATGCAGCGAGCCTCTGCAACAGCAAACTTTTACGAGACACAGAAAGGAGCAATGAACTTTCACATTGCCCGAGAACTACCCATGGACTACGCCTGCATCATGACAGGGCGTACTCATTCCACATCACTACTAACCAAGAACTTTAGCGACATCGCCCACAGCTACAGTCGTCGAGATGATATGGTCGCTTTTGATACATCCTGCACCAACTGCACAACAACAATCGAAGGCTTCGGTTTTCAAGTTAATTGCAGCGAGTCGACACGGGAATACAACATATCCCTCGGATCAGGAACAGACTTAAAACAGGCTATGAACGGAGCAAGTTTCTTCCAGGTCAATGTTTCCGAGTTCACCGACTACTCCGTGTATCAAATGAAGGATGGGGCTTTTCTACAATTGGCGACACTTTACAAAGACGACAACAATTGTTACGGAAAAACAAAGGTCCAAACTTGTGATCTTCACGCCGGTATCACCAAGTTCCCCGTAAAAATAGACGGAGACAAGGTTGAGCTTTTGGGTAAATGGAAGGACGACAAGTTCATCGAGCGCAA ATACATGTTGCCTGCAGGACAGGTCGCAAGCGGCTCAGGTAATATCCTCGGCGGCTTCAGCACAATTGGTAGTGCTCTTTTCAGTGCTACAGCCTACATGAGCTTCACCGGCGCGACAGGCTACGACGTTAGATCGAGCGGATTACCAGCGACTCAGTACCTCACTATGGCTGGTGACGTACCCGGCTGCAACGATACCTGGGCGAATCCAATGGACGATATCATTGAACTCACCCGCAACCTTGGCTTCCGTGCGAGTCTCCAGTACGCCAGGTTCAACACGACCGACAAACAAAACGTCCAATACGACAGTGGCACGACGACACTTGTatacacaacagactatcaCAAGATGTGGATAGCAGTCCTAGTCTCGCTCATCGGGATTTTTTCTGTGCTACCCACGTTTTGGGGATGGTGGGAGCTGGGAAGAGATGTCAGCCTGAACCCGCTTGAGATTGCGAATGCTTTTGGAACTGTGGGACAGGAATCGCATATTATGAGAAACGTGGATCCGAACCAAAACGTTGGAGGGATTGTGACCCAGGTTAATGATGTTGGACCTGTGAGATATGGCGCTTGGGAGATGAGTGATGGAGTTACGAGACTTGGGTTTGCAGGAGCTGACTTG TGTTAA
- a CDS encoding hypothetical protein (SECRETED:SignalP(1-18)), producing the protein MKPFTIILTSQLLWSASAFLAYKEYVVERWVERGGSEACAKVMMTDIDCDANLDGAGSTGWEGSIEDDDDFTITDSICAKKCGDSLQEWADAFEKYCRPEKMHPPNMVEGRRQICDKDAKTGKYCNAIIDSFPELSDDEKLPAKYLCEPCYVRRLWGFDISTYSPANSWIITQRERMDELCPKSALVEKKASTILKHPATTAQPWLDSSQTPDNVKSEAEATSTPESIGTASSTTTAVPSATEQPESNAAEGLGHVNWSLLLIVGINVL; encoded by the exons ATGAAGCCATTCACGATCATTCTCACCTCTCAACTTCTTTGGAGCGCGAGTGCTTTTCTTGCTTACAAGGAGTATGTAGTCGAACGATGGGTCGAAAGAGGTGGCTCCGAGGCCTGTGCCAaggtgatgatgacagacATCGATTGTGATGCCAATCTTGACGGCGCAGGAAGTACTGGCTGGGAAGGCTCGAttgaggacgatgacgattTCACCATCACCGACAGTATCTGCGCTAAGAAGTGCGGTGACTCCCTCCAAGAATGGGCCGATGCCTTTGAGAAATACTGCCGACCGGAAAAGATGCATCCGCCTAATATGGTGGAGGGTCGGAGACAAATTTGCGACAAGGATGCCAAGACAGGAAAATACTGCAACG CTATTATCGATTCGTTCCCCGAATTAAGCGACGACGAAAAACTTCCTGCCAAGTACCTTTGCGAACCTTGTTATGTCCGACGTCTCTGGGGATTCGATATCAGCACATATAGTCCTGCCAACAGTTGGATCATAACGCAGCGTGAGCGGATGGATGAGCTATGTCCCAAGTCAGCGCTGGTCGAGAAAAAGGCGTCAACTATTCTAAAGCACCCAGCTACAACGGCGCAGCCTTGGTTGGATTCCTCGCAAACTCCGGACAACGTCAAAAGTGAAGCTGAGGCCACTTCGACCCCAGAGAGTATCGGCACcgcatcatcaacaaccactGCAGTACCTTCTGCCACTGAACAACCAGAGAGTAACGCGGCTGAGGGTCTTGGACATGTCAATTGGTCTCTTTTGCTTATTGTGGGCATTAATGTCCTTTAA
- a CDS encoding hypothetical protein (TransMembrane:2 (i21-47o53-82i)), with product MTVELLHLYTQKHRISPEKHIFIRLTLASIPTLVLRTVYGLLCAFTVDNMTTIWNSLVGSAVAFALMCLLTEYITLLMFLFLGIRHWRDVCTESLGSIEMKPQNR from the exons ATGACTGTAGAGTTACTGCACCTCTATACTCAGAAGCACCGCATTTCTCCTGAGAAGCACATT TTTATACGGCTCACTCTGGCAAGCATTCCGACACTTGTCCTACGAACAGTCTATGGGCTTCTTTGCGCTTTCACCGTTGATAACATGACGACCATCTGGAATTCACTAGTTGGATCTGCTGTGGCGTTTGCTCTTATGTGCCTGCTTACTGAGTACATCACCCTTTTGATGTTCCTTTTCCTCGGGATTCGCCATTGGCGAGATGTGTGCACTGAGAGCTTGGGAAGTATTGAAATGAAACCTCAAAACAGGTGA
- a CDS encoding hypothetical protein (TransMembrane:2 (i21-38o58-77i)), with protein sequence MNPVLLIQTEKSRFLNAVLQYEYYCCLFFYKDIVLFYNNTYLHRRFFNNRNYSADADILGFYTVVIGVYAFYHGILLRMRIHMTLNDDEKVAFFLGCKQQEIIRFAHYLLCQGIQLFAKVHVMDSGSKRDFFLEEFFKRKGNRTHPAISVWGRDFNGEGARGEPTWTPWAYIEKVRESDPHLRSAIHLWDSDRLEQMRTIPQGARRIAR encoded by the coding sequence ATGAACCCTGTATTACTAATACAAACGGAAAAGTCGAGGTTCCTAAACGCCGTGCTTCAGTATGAGTATTATTGCTGCCTATTTTTCTACAAAGATATTGTGTTATTTTACAACAACACTTATCTTCATCGAAGATTCTTCAATAACCGGAATTACTCGGCTGATGCTGATATCCTTGGGTTCTACACTGTTGTCATCGGCGTTTACGCGTTCTATCATGGCATTCTCCTACGTATGAGAATACACATGACATTGAACGACGACGAGAAGGTCGCATTCTTTCTCGGTTGCAAGCAACAAGAGATAATAAGATTTGCGCACTATCTACTATGCCAGGGCATACAACTATTCGCAAAGGTACATGTCATGGATTCAGGCAGCAAGAGGGATTTCTTTCTGGAGGAGTTCTTCAAACGAAAGGGTAATAGAACTCATCCGGCGATCAGTGTTTGGGGTCGCGATTTCAATGGCGAAGGTGCACGTGGGGAGCCCACCTGGACCCCATGGGCTTACATCGAGAAGGTTCGTGAGTCCGACCCGCATCTACGGAGTGCCATACACTTGTGGGACTCCGACCGTCTAGAACAGATGAGAACGATTCCTCAGGGTGCCAGAAGAATCGCCCGgtag
- a CDS encoding hypothetical protein (TransMembrane:1 (o242-260i)), which translates to MSFLNKFKKEFEGLNLSERLGQQQGGTSPAPDGHGTNSYQGQQTYQGNAPSPYSPPQQPYNPGQTQQNPGFQAYTGPPYNGHSSFSGQQPYQPPPQHQQYPSHQHHTPQPPTYTSSPQIQQQPQQQPWSPPPPSVHQVQSPPAAVSPYGAPPSAPPCPTPPRWIPHWSERDQQWYYVETSGRSSWQAPAEFPPLAAMPAFPGSLNVISKAPGQGLAHPQQPQYANPQDSRPTLPEGGSKKSSFLAAAGGFTAGGVAGFFVKDRIDKRKAKKRHGRDAEDFADFVEYPARIVDLACNVCDQDISGPYAHCEKCDGGDYDICRDCLAQGQTCDGKGKHSLVKVYPKYYCDICNVLIKGEFYYCAKCNDGDWDTCKGCFDKGYTCKAAECGGHHDMSKLFIPEVKFKKNGRVDTSSSSDSD; encoded by the exons ATGTCATTTTTAAACAAGTTCAAGAAGGAGTTTGAAGGACTCAATTTGAGTGAGCGTCTAGGGCAGCAGCAGGGAG GCACTTCCCCAGCACCTGATGGGCATGGGACCAATTCTTACCAAGGACAGCAAACTTATCAGGGAAATGCGCCATCTCCTTACTCTCCACCTCAACAGCCATACAATCCTGGACAAACGCAGCAGAACCCAGGCTTTCAAGCATACACTGGTCCTCCCTACAATGGACATTCGTCATTCAGCGGACAGCAGCCATATCAGCCACCGCCACAGCATCAACAGTACCCCAGCCACCAACATCACACTCCTCAACCACCTACATACACTTCATCTCCCCAAATTCAGCAACAACCACAGCAACAACCATGGTCCCCTCCACCACCAAGCGTCCACCAGGTCCAATCCCCTCCAGCAGCTGTTAGTCCTTACGGTGCTCCTCCAAGCGCGCCCCCATGCCCAACACCACCTCGCTGGATTCCTCATTGGTCAGAGAGGGATCAACAATGGTACTACGTTGAAACTTCAGGCAGAAGCTCATGGCAAGCGCCAGCTGAATTCCCACCACTGGCTGCTATGCCGGCTTTTCCAGGCAGCTTAAATGTTATCAGCAAAGCGCCAGGACAAGGTTTGGCTCATCCCCAACAGCCACAATATGCAAACCCTCAAGATTCACGACCAACATTACCAGAAGGCGGCAGCAAAAAGTCCTCTTTCCTTGCGGCAGCTGGTGGTTTTACCGCAGGTGGCGTCGCTGGGTTTTTTGTCAAGGACCGCATTG ATAAGCGCAAAGCAAAGAAGCGCCACGGTCGCGACGCAGAAGACTTTGCAGATTTTGTCGAGTATCCCGCCCGGATTGTCGATCTCGCTTGTAACGTCTGTGATCAAGACATAAGCGGCCCCTACGCGCACTGTGAGAAGTGCGACGGCGGCGACTACGATATTTGCCGCGATTGTCTTGCGCAGGGACAGACATGTGATGGCAAAGGGAAGCATAGCCTCGTCAAGGTGTATCCCAAGTATTACTGTGATATCTGCAACGTCTTGATCAAGGGCGAGTTTTATTACTGCGCTAAATGCAATGATGGAGATTGGGATACGTGCAAGGGGTGTTTTGATAAGGGCTATACGTGTAAAGCGGCCGAGTGTGGAGGACATCATGACATGTCGAAGCTATTTATTCCCGAGGTCAAGTTCAAGAAGAATGGGAGGGTAGATACAAGTAGCAGTTCAGACTCTGATTAG
- a CDS encoding hypothetical protein (TransMembrane:2 (i988-1010o1022-1044i)) produces the protein MSHAESSLGASHPTSDHAKTADPVSAPSSQNDTGPLNDNEEAVEDEEAVENEDAVDNEEAVESESKIVDLAAELFDFLENNDVDTIESEDFSDKLKDLKAANADDDKFLKTLVNTTRQGSNTTLLHVAAKEGFCEIVKQLVEEGADVNAQDHEDNQPLHLACYEGHDRVVEVLLAGDVYKPQPNEDGRYPLHLVCGWFTKLQPGTVKRLYDYMPSFIDEKEGGSGWTPVNKAAYWGNEDIVGIFLDANARLDIGDFDGWTPLISAAKEGYFGVFNKIVHHLKGKMEKDDVTYVRDVVDKQDDLGLTALMFLCSRLSEEGESLSEVQTSVINLLELGPDLNLLKGTFDFLFFEGNQQQIPKFDGKGQGPKSGKQQAGEGSGKDEKNAEERHNRQSKVNTGQKKVIKATKGDTRFEDHLNDYFQGMEDIIDLFCVGKASIRESRDILKPEAGGEIESSMKIFHAAIIQLRQENDEVGIYAKYRTVHHVIHGNESLDTVRDIMKRCTKELTPGNSSDSGSDESSEDQEQEEFTWIHLPSTNMIWMQMPYISFSSYHKEDESDPGQQDSQEVNNSPRGPEQHDDANPGATDQSKTPETRRLQRQFLLNCYEKESQPIHSSPTLDEYYYHFNMAGKSKSKEQRISRNETQVVTKELFKRGVKDEEVWTLLRVNQLWAWTIGEDWLITASSCASSDSETRFVKDILEHLGKKEKEGNNRHGPRSPADLRDLIAEYCISIYERKYNLKDLKPMVKSGTKSDQSSGIKQNRNSTSTPGKNDVTGRTQVKSDADKQQQQQQQHNAEEEEEERERSIRQIFSDAINEIGRVESELFRAFCDRQSSEEGQKSGHWAIAWQRFVDWLPFITKRHTRDKNEKRMTARQQLDLLNRGTTDAAEYLFKIKDIRDELNILKTIAKSQHKVQSGLTRGKTGQTCHNCHIGSNSGPDINAQYVLSDILELDQAASQAQEALQTTLSLQDSQIANLQAEESAQQGRILFVFTLFTVVFVPLSFFTSLFALNVDDFLSAPPWALIVIFTAPLPLLGLAALYVYYSGKNDSSKSDKKSTNRPKPDPEAKESPGKKTHNLIDRNYMQSMRRIVGRKDSRETKDSDPERGPLADNE, from the exons ATGAGCCACGCAGAATCTTCGCTTGGTGCAAGCCACCCAACAAGTGATCATGCCAAAACAGCAGACCCAGTTTCGGCGCCGTCTTCGCAGAACGACACTGGGCCCCTGAATGACAACGAAGAAGCAGTCGAGGACGAAGAGGCAGTCGAGAACGAAGATGCAGTAGACAACGAAGAAGCAGTCGAAAGCGAATCCAAGATTGTTGATTTGGCAGCGGAGCTGTTCGACTTCCTCGAAAACAATGACGTCGATACGATCGAATCCGAGGATTTCAGCGACAAGTTGAAAGACCTCAAAGCCGCGAATGCAGATGATGACAAATTTCTGAAAACGCTGGTCAATACAACTCGGCAAGGTAGTAACACGACCTTGCTGCATGTTGCTGCTAAGGAAGGATTCTGTGAGATTGTAAAGCAACTCGTCGAGGAAGGTGCCGACGTCAATGCCCAAGACCATGAAGATAACCAACCGCTACACCTAGCATGCTATGAAGGGCATGACAGGGTAGTAGAAGTTCTCTTAGCGGGGGATGTTTACAAACCCCAGCCCAACGAAGACGGACGATACCCTCTCCACTTGGTTTGTGGCTGGTTCACGAAACTGCAACCTGGAACCGTGAAACGCCTGTACGACTACATGCCTTCATTCATTGACGAGAAGGAAGGCGGATCGGGATGGACACCAGTCAATAAAGCCGCTTATTGGGGAAATGAAGACATCGTTGGCATTTTCTTAGATGCCAATGCAAGACTCGACATTGGAGattttgatggctggacccCATTGATCTCGGCAGCGAAAGAGGGATACTTCGGGGTTTTCAACAAGATTGTCCATCATTTGAAAGGAAAGATGGAAAAAGACGATGTCACATACGTTAGGGATGTCGTCGATAAACAAGATGACCTTGGATTGACAGCCCTCATGTTCCTTTGTAGCCGCTTATCCGAAGAAGGAGAGTCTCTTTCAGAGGTCCAAACCTCCGTCATTAATCTTCTCGAGCTTGGTCCCGATCTCAATCTTCTCAAGGGCACATTCGATTTCTTGTTCTTTGAAGGTA ACCAGCAGCAAATCCCGAAATTCGATGGCAAAGGCCAAGGGCCTAAGAGTGGCAAACAACAGGCGGGAGAAGGATCTGGGaaagatgagaagaatgCTGAAGAACGCCACAACCGTCAGTCAAAAGTCAACACGGGACAGAAGAAGGTTATCAAAGCAACAAAGGGCGACACCAGATTCGAAGACCATCTAAATGACTATTTCCAAGGCATGGAAGACATAATCGATCTCTTTTGTGTTGGAAAAGCATCTATACGGGAGAGTCGCGATATTCTGAAACCCGAAGCTGGAGGGGAGATCGAGTCAAGTATGAAAATTTTTCACGCTGCCATCATCCAGCTGCGCCAAGAGAACGATGAGGTTGGCATATACGCCAAGTACCGAACGGTTCATCATGTTATTCATGGAAATGAGTCACTGGACACTGTCCGAGATATCATGAAAAGGTGTACGAAGGAGTTAACACCTGGCAACTCTTCTGATTCTGGGTCTGATGAATCAAGCGAGGACCAGGAACAAGAGGAGTTTACGTGGATACACCTCCCGTCGACTAAT ATGATATGGATGCAG ATGCCCTATATATCTTTCTCCTCATACCACAAGGAGGACGAGAGTGACCCTGGCCAGCAGGACAGCCAGGAGGTTAACAACAGTCCACGCGGCCCCGAGCAGCACGATGACGCCAATCCAGGTGCCACCGATCAGAGTAAGACCCCAGAGACAAGGCGTCTTCAGCGTCAGTTCCTACTCAATTGTTATGAGAAAGAATCGCAACCTATTCATTCCTCTCCCACACTAGACGAGTACTACTACCACTTCAACATGGCTGGTAAGTCTAAGTCCAAAGAGCAGCGAATATCACGCAATGAAACGCAAGTCGTGACAAAAGAGTTGTTCAAGAGGGGAGTAAAAGATGAGGAAGTCTGGACGCTGCTGAGAGTGAACCAATTGTGGGCTTGGACTATTGGAGAAG ATTGGCTTATCACCGCAAGCTCTTGCGCCTCAAGCGATTCGGAAACTCGGTTTGTGAAAGACATCTTGGAACATCTcggtaaaaaagaaaaagaaggaaataACCGTCATGGGCCGAGATCTCCAGCCGACTTGAGAGACTTGATTGCAGAGTATTGCATCAGCATTTATGAAAGGAAGTATAATTTGAAGGACTTGAAGCCTATGGTCAAGAGCGGAACGAAATCCGATCAAAGCTCTGGTATTAAACAGAACAGGAATAGTACCTCTACACCTGGAAAGAACGATGTGACAGGACGAACTCAGGTCAAATCCGATGCTGAtaagcaacagcaacagcaacagcaacataatgccgaagaggaggaggaggagcgagAACGATCCATCCGTCAGATTTTCTCTGATGCCATTAATGAGATT GGCAGGGTTGAATCAGAACTATTCCGTGCTTTCTGTGATAGACAGTCAAGTGAAGAAGGACAGAAAAGTGGCCACTGGGCTATTGCTTGGCAACGCTTTGTCGATTGGCTACCCTTCATTACGAAGCGACACACACGCGACAAAAATGAGAAGAGGATGACAGCAAGACAGCAACTGGACCTCTTGAACAGAGGCACAACAGATGCAGCGGAGTATTTATTCAAGATTAAAGACATCAGGGACGAGCTGAACATCCTGAAGACTATCGCAAAGTCTCAACACAAAGTTCAATCCGGACTTACCCGCGGCAAGACTGGACAGACCTGTCACAACTGTCACATTGGTAGCAATTCGGGACCCGATATCAATGCTCAATATGTATTGAGTGACATACTGGAACTCGATCAAGCTGCTagtcaagctcaagaagct CTTCAGACAACACTTTCACTCCAGGACAGTCAGATTGCAAATCTACAGGCAGAAGAATCTGCACAACAAGGACGAATCCTATTTGTTTTCACGCTTTTCACTGTTGTCTTT GTTCCCCTCTCATTCTTCACCTCTTTATTTGCTTTGAACGTGGATGACTTCCTGAGTGCTCCGCCATGGGCTTTAATCGTCATTT TCACTGCTCCTTTACCACTTCTTGGACTAGCGGCACTCTACGTGTACTACTCCGGCAAGAATGATTCATCGAAGTCAGACAAGAAGTCGACCAATCGTCCGAAGCCAGATCCAGAGGCGAAAGAAAGTCCTGGAAAAAAGACACACAATCTAATTGATCGAAATTATATGCAAAGTATGCGGCGCATTGTCGGGAGAAAAGATTCACGGGAAACAAAAGACTCAGATCCGGAGCGAGGGCCTTTGGCAGACAATGAGTGA
- a CDS encoding hypothetical protein (TransMembrane:2 (o407-426i447-465o)), with protein sequence MAESSKHLVKMRPKNDPGSVSDTALCFLPITTTKPCNRRDVELRLASARSHLAKISHRRKKSTVNGKNEIISVSEQIDCRDQYHLTPTLFCVVPDRILNRHTAMLLQYCTQSFWPGFETGSAAFHIPSFARDYNTLISQGPGLVHALLWSAAVSLSYRRNVRVTDKDSLMHYNQALRYISQDVARPVEEISEQTMYAILSITGPEVSPDDGNGIVKRAFDPPLAELSWLHVYGRRLHIDAHAMALIRIVDLKGGIHNLKSSDFQASFNYMDLTRASQRLIRPHLPVSMLYGKVRETHDRRKLFGYAGDLTPASCTDMTESIRRLSELGLSSDLEEVILDMRAWVQVIEGYQFGFLTNHDSSLLTAHRDLIQQRLLTTLPKEEDVVNIAVIEQGGGAGSKPAEWINELVQTALLIFSFGVTFPIPYAPPYHQLSKRLKTQLEQHMDQALELQLFDLLTWLGMLGVLCSEQVRSDLRVWFVSFLTAVETNRTGISGTRDWLTVVTGSLKPFLWSRVSCDTAAEEAWKEVQEGSRGWERTAWSGILGTICG encoded by the coding sequence ATGGCAGAATCGAGTAAACACCTTGTCAAAATGCGCCCAAAAAACGACCCGGGCTCCGTAAGTGATACAGCACTTTGTTTCTTACCCATCACGACAACAAAGCCCTGCAATCGTCGCGACGTGGAGCTTCGCCTAGCAAGTGCCAGATCTCATTTAGCAAAAATATCACATCGACGCAAAAAGAGTACCGTGAACGGGAAAAACGAGATCATCAGTGTCTCTGAACAAATCGATTGCCGAGATCAATATCACCTCACTCCCACGTTATTCTGCGTTGTACCAGACAGAATCCTTAACCGACATACTGCCATGCTATTACAATATTGCACACAGTCATTTTGGCCAGGCTTTGAGACCGGATCAGCAGCATTCCACATCCCTTCTTTCGCACGCGACTACAACACCCTCATCTCGCAAGGACCAGGTCTAGTCCACGCTCTCCTATGGTCCGCAGCCGTAAGCCTCAGCTACAGAAGAAACGTGAGAGTCACAGACAAAGACAGCTTGATGCATTACAATCAAGCGTTAAGATACATATCACAGGATGTCGCACGTCCTGTGGAAGAGATATCAGAGCAAACCATGTATGCCATTTTGAGCATCACCGGCCCAGAGGTATCACCGGATGATGGGAATGGCATCGTTAAGAGAGCGTTTGACCCACCGTTGGCGGAATTGTCCTGGCTACATGTTTATGGCAGGAGGCTTCATATTGATGCACATGCAATGGCATTGATACGGATTGTTGATCTGAAAGGTGGGATCCATAATCTCAAGTCTTCAGATTTCCAGGCTTCGTTCAACTACATGGATCTTACACGAGCTTCGCAGAGGTTGATCAGGCCACATCTCCCTGTCTCTATGCTATATGGCAAAGTTAGAGAGACCCATGATAGAAGGAAACTCTTTGGCTACGCGGGCGACCTTACTCCCGCGTCATGTACCGATATGACGGAAAGTATACGCAGGTTGAGTGAGCTTGGATTATCATCGGATCTGGAAGAGGTCATCCTCGACATGAGGGCGTGGGTCCAAGTCATTGAAGGTTACCAATTTGGCTTTTTGACAAACCATGACTCTTCACTTCTCACTGCCCACCGAGATCTCATACAACAACGATTACTTACAACTCTtcccaaagaagaagatgttgTCAATATCGCTGTTATTGAACAAGGTGGAGGTGCCGGTAGTAAACCTGCGGAGTGGATCAACGAACTTGTACAAACAGCATTGCTTATATTCTCATTCGGCGTCACTTTCCCGATCCCATATGCCCCGCCTTATCATCAGCTGTCAAAACGACTCAAGACTCAACTCGAACAACACATGGATCAAGCTCTTGAACTACAGCTTTTTGATCTCTTGACATGGCTCGGTATGTTGGGTGTACTCTGCTCTGAGCAAGTCAGAAGCGATCTTAGAGTCTGGTTCGTCTCTTTCTTAACCGCCGTAGAAACAAACCGCACAGGTATATCCGGTACAAGGGACTGGTTAACGGTGGTTACAGGGTCTTTGAAGCCATTTTTATGGTCTAGGGTGTCTTGCGATACAGCGGCAGAAGAAGCATGGAAGGAAGTACAAGAAGGCTCAAGAGGTTGGGAAAGGACGGCTTGGTCAGGAATTCTGGGAACTATTTGCGGATAG